GATCACCACCGCTGCGACGCTTCCGAGCGTGTAGTTGATGCCGGCGTTGGGGTCGCCGGAGCCGACCTGCGCCATCATGGGCACGGCAGCGACGCCCGCAAGGAACGAACACCCCATGTATGCGGCAAGCGCTGTCAGTTGCGGGCGGGCGCCCGACATCCGCGCCGCTTCGGCGCGGGAGCCCACGCCGCGCAGCGTGAGACCGGCCCTCGACTTGAACAACGCGATTTCGAGCACCACGGCAATCACGATTGCCACAATCACGACAATGGGCATGAAGCCGATCTGCGCACCGATCGACTCGACGACGGAATCCGCGATCAAGCCACCGGGAACAGGGCGCAGGAGCAGTGACACCGCCTGAAGCGCCATGTACGTCGCGAGCGTGGCCACCATCGGATGCAACCGGAACGGGACGACCAGCATCCAGTTCACAAATCCGACGGCGAGGGCGACGAGCAACACGATCGCCCATCCGGAGAGCTGATGGCTCAGCGAGGCCCCATCATTCAGGAAGAACGACTGTATGACGACGATCAGCCCCATGAGCGGCCCGACCGAAAGATCGATCCCGCCGACCAGCATGAGCATCTGCTGCCCGTATGCGACGATGGCCAGTGTCGCCACGAGCGCCAGCATGCCGCTGAGGTTTCGCGCAGAAAGGTAGGTCGGATTGACGTGCGCCGCATACATGCCGAGCGCACAGACGGCAACGGCAAGCATCACGAGCGGCGCCCAGTCCCCTGCAGCCCACTTCCAGAGCCCGGAGGTTCCGGAAGCACCCTTCTCGCGCTCAGTCGTTGCCGTCAGAACGGCAGACGTGATGTTGTTCTCGCTGACGGCGTCCTCGCTCAAATCCTTGACGACATGGCCGCGCGAGAAGATGAGCACACGGTCACAGAGTCCCGCCACCTCGTGCGCATCCGACGAAACAACGATCACGGCGGTGCCTGCTGCTGCCGCCTCGCGAAGCACCTTGTAGATTTCCATCCGCGCGCCGATGTCCACGCCTTGCGTCGGCTCGTCGACCAGCAGCACCTTGGGCTGACTGGCAAGCACACTCGCCAGCACGAGCTTCTGCTGGTTACCGCCCGACAGGCTGCGAATAGGCGTGTCGACGGATGGCGTCTTGACAGCGAATCGCGTCACGGCGTCCCTGGCGCGCTTTGCCTCGCTGCGCTGGCTCACCCATCCCTTGATGGAATCGAGTGAGAGACTGCGGATCGAAAAATTCTCACGCACCGACAATTCGCCGAAAATACCCTCGCGATGACGGTCGCCCGGCAGATAACGGATGCCCGAATCGGCGGCAGCCTGCGAGTTGCGAAGCTTCGCGGGCGTGCCGCCCACCGTGACGCTGCCGCGGCTTCGCGTCTGCCCCGCGAGGGCCCGCATGAACTCCCGCTGGCCGTTGCCGTCGATCCCCGCGAGGCCGACAATCTCGCCCTGCCTGACCTGAACCGATATGTCGGTAAAGCCGGCACCACGCAGCTTCGTCACGTCGAGAATGACGCCTGCGCCGCCCTTGTTGCCCTTGGCCGGGAAGTCGCGATCGAGCGCACCGCCAACGATAAGTTCGACGATTTCCTGTTCGCTGAGGCCCGCAGCCTCATACGTGCCCTGGCCCTGACCGTCGCGAAGAACCGTCAGGCGATGCGCAATTCTCTGGACTTCGCGGATCCGGTGCGAGATATAGACGACCGAACAACCCGAAGCCGTTATCTTGCGGATGCGCTCGAACAGACGCTCGACGTCTTCCGTCAACAGATGTTCGGTCGGTTCGTCGAGGACCAGAACCTTGGGCTTTGCAGCCAGCGCTTTGACGATTTCAACGATGAAGCGCTGCTCGGGGCCCAGGCTCACCACGCGCTCATTCGCATCGATTGCAACGTCGCTGCTCCATTGCTTCAGGAGTTCCCGCGCCCATTGCGCAACCTCCATCAGGGACGGACGTTGCTCTGCTGGCACGCCGAGATAAAGGTTTTCCGCTACCGTGAGATCGGGCATGAGCGCCGGTTCCTGCCGCACGATAGCCAACCCCAACCGGCGCGCCTGCTCCGTGTCGCCTCGCGTTTGCGTGCCGTCGATCACGACGCGCCCTTTCTCCGGAACGAGGGCACCGGAGGCGACGGCCATGAGCGTGGACTTGCCTGCCCCGTTCTCGCCGACGAGACCGTGTACCTCGCCCTCGACCACCGAGAATGTCACGTTGTCGAGCGCCCGCACTCCGGGGAATATCTTGGTGACACCATCGACCTGCAGCAGTGTTTTCTGGTCATTCATGATTCGTCTCGAACAATTACTGTGCAAATACTTCCTTGAGCTTGCTGGCAGGAAGCGCGGAAGAGAGATCGTTGCGTGCCGGTCAGCCAGTCCATCAGCGAGTCGAACATATTGATCCTTGATTCCCTTGTTAAATGTTGCTGACCTCATCCACCATTTACACTGTTATGTTGTACGAATTGTGTGGACCAGATTTACTTCTTGCTTGCAGGGGCTACGGGTGGAGGTGAAGGCAATGCAATCCAGCAGTCGAATCGAGGGCTATGCCGGCAGGTAACGCACCGCCCTGCATTCCTCTGTTTATTTATGAACCAGTACCGACACACAAGAGGATCCACGGCAGTTGGTCAACAAGGTGGCATCGACTTGCGGAGCACCATCTGCGCTCCCCGACATATCATTTCAAGTACGATGATGCTATACGCGATCGATTTACATAGAATGATGTGTTTCGGAATGAACAAAGTCAAGCGTCCTGGGGAATCTCCCTACCCATCCCGCATGGCACTCGGATTTCACATGGGTGTCGCCTCAAAGCGGCCGCGACTGCGCACGGCGACGCCACAACTGACTGCGTGACGCGTCGTCGCTGCAATCCGTGATTGGCTGGTTATTCTTGAGCGTGATCCAATGCAAAGAAGGACGAGCCCGCCAGCCGCGGTGACTCGCAGGTCGACGAGCAGATCGGGGACGATCCGCAAGTCGTAACTGGACACGCTAGCGGGATCGGTGCGCGTCGAACGCCAGGGAGGCTACGACCGAAACGGCGACAGTGTTCGTTCTGTCGCCGAGGTCGTGTCTATAACTTATGTGAAGCGCGACGGTTCGCGCTGACGGCGGACAGCTCCACGAGCTGGACGCCGATCAGTCGATCCGCACTCGCATGCGTGTCTGATCGGACCTCTCGATGGCATCAATCACCTTGTGAAGGGCTACCGCGTCATCGAAATCAGGGGCGGTGCTGGTGCCGTGAATCAGGTCTTCGGCCATCTGCCGATAGATGGCAGCCACATTTCGCGCAAAGCCCGTATCCACGAAATCGAAGTCGCGCGACTTCGCCACCTCAACGTCGCGATACCCCTGTTCACCCCTTTGGCCCGCTTCCACGCGCAATGGCGTGATATTGATGACGGGAACCTGGTCATTCGTCGCGGTCATGCGCAAATCGCCAAGCGTTCCGTTGATCTCCCACAGCAGCCGCGTGCCGCGCGGCAGGCCGCCGCGGAGCTCCAGCGACAGTGGCGCGCCCGACTTCAAAACGGCATTGAGCATCACATGGTCGTGTGTTTGCATCGGGATCGAGTCGCCCGTCCCGACGATACGCACGGTCTTGCGTCGCTGCGACACCACGCCCTCCACCTCGTCGACGGGGCCGAGCACGCTTTGCACGGCAGCAAGTGCGTGCCCACCAATGATCGAGAGCATGGTTGCGCCGTTGC
The Paraburkholderia terrae genome window above contains:
- a CDS encoding Gfo/Idh/MocA family protein, translating into MNNRFRVGVVGVSTERGWGTTAHIPALRALSDVFETAGVANTSLASAKAAAAAFGIPRAFENVAALVASPDIDIVAVTVKVPHHREVVTAALEAGKHVYCEWPLGNGLAEAIELAELARQRKVRAVVGTQATASPEVELVREMVANGYVGDVLSSTYLGSGPTWGDEVTRGDSYAMDARNGATMLSIIGGHALAAVQSVLGPVDEVEGVVSQRRKTVRIVGTGDSIPMQTHDHVMLNAVLKSGAPLSLELRGGLPRGTRLLWEINGTLGDLRMTATNDQVPVINITPLRVEAGQRGEQGYRDVEVAKSRDFDFVDTGFARNVAAIYRQMAEDLIHGTSTAPDFDDAVALHKVIDAIERSDQTRMRVRID
- a CDS encoding ATP-binding cassette domain-containing protein, translated to MNDQKTLLQVDGVTKIFPGVRALDNVTFSVVEGEVHGLVGENGAGKSTLMAVASGALVPEKGRVVIDGTQTRGDTEQARRLGLAIVRQEPALMPDLTVAENLYLGVPAEQRPSLMEVAQWARELLKQWSSDVAIDANERVVSLGPEQRFIVEIVKALAAKPKVLVLDEPTEHLLTEDVERLFERIRKITASGCSVVYISHRIREVQRIAHRLTVLRDGQGQGTYEAAGLSEQEIVELIVGGALDRDFPAKGNKGGAGVILDVTKLRGAGFTDISVQVRQGEIVGLAGIDGNGQREFMRALAGQTRSRGSVTVGGTPAKLRNSQAAADSGIRYLPGDRHREGIFGELSVRENFSIRSLSLDSIKGWVSQRSEAKRARDAVTRFAVKTPSVDTPIRSLSGGNQQKLVLASVLASQPKVLLVDEPTQGVDIGARMEIYKVLREAAAAGTAVIVVSSDAHEVAGLCDRVLIFSRGHVVKDLSEDAVSENNITSAVLTATTEREKGASGTSGLWKWAAGDWAPLVMLAVAVCALGMYAAHVNPTYLSARNLSGMLALVATLAIVAYGQQMLMLVGGIDLSVGPLMGLIVVIQSFFLNDGASLSHQLSGWAIVLLVALAVGFVNWMLVVPFRLHPMVATLATYMALQAVSLLLRPVPGGLIADSVVESIGAQIGFMPIVVIVAIVIAVVLEIALFKSRAGLTLRGVGSRAEAARMSGARPQLTALAAYMGCSFLAGVAAVPMMAQVGSGDPNAGINYTLGSVAAVVIGGASLFGGRGSFVGSLLGALLIIQVNVVTSFLDIGDSWQSYLLGGMILTSVALYSKSREMVVAK